One genomic region from Cyanobium usitatum str. Tous encodes:
- a CDS encoding LCP family protein, with product MARRSTASQPRRGPTLLRLGALAVGMAMGAGLIGVLWPISDRATEPLQQLTPADLAKPPNRSITLLVIGLDSERPGDPLNRAAPRGAANADALLLVRVNPQGPLQVLSLPPNLAVQLPGQKRPQSLGSLYRIGGVALTADAARNLVGLDSGQPARFLVLGRSNLRSLVDGLGSIAANPTLALRYNDKSQGLSINIQGGLQRLKGNQVEQLVRYRDPDRPEESRQEKQQLVVRSLLRELALPEQLGQLAYLLKSLNNQGVVTNLSQPETLSLLAAGLDQAESVQFTSLPLAPAPEPATAGLREISSSAPEPLWPAPTNSTAQ from the coding sequence AACCCCGCCGGGGACCCACCCTGCTGCGGCTGGGTGCGCTAGCCGTGGGCATGGCCATGGGCGCTGGTCTGATCGGTGTGCTCTGGCCCATAAGCGACCGTGCCACCGAACCGCTGCAGCAGCTGACGCCAGCCGACCTGGCCAAGCCCCCCAACCGCAGCATCACCCTGCTGGTGATCGGCCTGGACAGCGAGCGTCCCGGGGATCCGCTCAACAGGGCCGCTCCCCGGGGGGCAGCCAACGCCGATGCCCTGCTGCTGGTGCGGGTTAATCCCCAGGGGCCCCTGCAGGTGCTCAGCCTGCCGCCCAACCTGGCCGTGCAACTCCCAGGCCAGAAACGCCCCCAGAGTCTCGGCAGCCTCTATCGCATCGGCGGCGTAGCCCTCACCGCCGATGCGGCGCGCAACCTGGTGGGCCTCGACTCGGGCCAGCCAGCGCGCTTTTTGGTGCTGGGCCGCTCCAACCTGCGCAGCCTGGTTGATGGCCTGGGCAGCATCGCCGCCAATCCCACCCTGGCTCTTCGCTACAACGACAAGAGCCAGGGCTTAAGCATCAACATTCAGGGCGGGCTGCAACGGCTCAAGGGCAACCAGGTGGAGCAACTGGTGCGCTACCGCGATCCAGACCGGCCCGAGGAGAGTCGCCAGGAAAAACAGCAGCTGGTGGTGCGCAGCCTGCTGCGGGAGTTGGCCCTGCCGGAGCAACTGGGCCAGCTTGCCTATTTGCTCAAATCACTCAACAACCAGGGGGTTGTTACCAATTTGAGCCAGCCAGAAACCCTGAGCCTGCTGGCGGCTGGCCTAGATCAGGCCGAGAGCGTGCAATTCACCAGCCTGCCCCTTGCCCCGGCACCGGAACCGGCCACTGCCGGGTTGCGCGAGATCAGCAGCAGCGCCCCTGAGCCCCTCTGGCCAGCACCGACCAACTCAACGGCTCAGTAA
- a CDS encoding ribose-phosphate pyrophosphokinase: MTSFLTADRVAPQGSASQSNHDTRRLRLFSGTANQALAKEIGTYLGVPDGPRVIKRFADGELYIQIQESIRGCDVFLIQPTCAPVNDHLMELLIMVDACKRASARQITAVVPYYGYARADRKTAGRESITAKLVANLLAKSGVDRVLAMDLHSAQIQGYFDIPCDHIYGSPVLVDYLRTRDLGEVVVVSPDVGGVARARAFAKQMNDAPLAIIDKRRSGHNVAESLTVIGDVVGKTAILIDDMIDTGGTISAGARLLRQRGATRVLACASHAVFSPPAIERMSEPGLFEEVLVTNSIPRRDEDRFPQLQVLSVAKMLGEAIWRIHEESSVSSMFR; encoded by the coding sequence GTGACCAGTTTTCTGACCGCTGATCGCGTGGCGCCCCAGGGCAGCGCGAGCCAGTCGAATCACGACACCCGGCGATTGCGGCTGTTCAGTGGCACCGCCAACCAAGCACTGGCCAAGGAAATTGGCACCTATCTGGGCGTGCCAGATGGGCCGCGGGTGATCAAACGCTTCGCAGACGGCGAGCTTTACATCCAGATTCAGGAGTCGATCCGCGGCTGCGATGTCTTTCTTATCCAGCCCACCTGCGCCCCGGTGAACGATCACCTGATGGAGCTGCTGATCATGGTGGATGCCTGCAAGCGGGCCTCGGCCCGGCAGATCACCGCAGTGGTGCCGTATTACGGCTACGCCCGCGCCGACCGCAAGACCGCCGGACGGGAGTCGATCACCGCCAAACTTGTTGCCAACCTGCTGGCTAAATCTGGGGTGGATCGGGTGCTGGCCATGGACCTGCACTCCGCCCAGATCCAGGGCTATTTCGACATCCCCTGCGACCACATCTATGGCTCGCCGGTGCTGGTCGACTACCTGCGCACCCGCGACCTAGGCGAAGTGGTGGTGGTGTCCCCGGACGTGGGCGGTGTAGCCCGGGCCCGGGCCTTCGCCAAGCAGATGAATGACGCCCCCCTAGCAATCATCGACAAGCGTCGCTCCGGTCACAACGTGGCCGAAAGCCTCACCGTGATTGGCGATGTGGTGGGCAAGACCGCAATCCTGATCGACGACATGATCGACACCGGCGGCACAATCTCTGCCGGTGCCCGGCTGCTGCGGCAGCGGGGGGCAACCCGGGTGCTGGCCTGCGCTAGCCACGCGGTGTTTTCGCCACCGGCAATTGAGCGGATGTCGGAGCCGGGGTTGTTCGAGGAGGTGCTTGTCACCAACAGCATTCCCCGCCGCGATGAAGACCGCTTCCCCCAGCTGCAGGTGCTCTCGGTGGCCAAGATGCTCGGCGAAGCGATCTGGCGCATCCACGAGGAGAGCTCGGTGAGCTCAATGTTCCGCTGA
- a CDS encoding glycoside hydrolase family 10 protein codes for MKLRRFARLKAFLPAVASILLSLPWAGNAPLLAKGQPAPPRRIGVWLTNSPSPLYYDPARIDRAVQELAEAGFNTLYPNVWSRGTTFHRSRHAPMEPALEKANPNLDPICRFTKAAHRRGLQVIPWFEYGLMEPADAAVVRQNPEWVLQRRDGRTEMVMHGKPMVWLNPAHPGVRQRFLGLIGEIVQRCSVDGIQLDDHFAWPVELGYDPYSRELFRVATGREPPDDHTDRAWMRWRRQQLTALLRELRGQLKPSGTVISLSPGPFRFAYNHWLQDWELWALGELIDDLVVQNYAYSLKGFEKDLNQPALVKARSWGMPVEIGILAGFGGRTPAMATLAQKAQLATSRGHGVIYFYWEGLWGLHAGEEGAPYRQAAFSQLHQSLSGPLRPPPPLPLPRR; via the coding sequence CTGAAGTTGCGTCGTTTCGCCCGCTTGAAGGCCTTTTTGCCAGCAGTGGCGAGCATTTTGCTCAGCCTGCCTTGGGCTGGCAACGCTCCGCTGCTGGCCAAAGGCCAGCCAGCTCCGCCCCGGCGCATCGGCGTGTGGCTCACCAATAGCCCCAGCCCGCTCTACTACGACCCCGCCCGCATCGATCGGGCGGTGCAGGAGCTGGCCGAAGCGGGCTTCAACACCCTCTATCCCAACGTGTGGAGCCGGGGCACCACCTTCCACCGCTCCCGCCATGCGCCGATGGAGCCGGCCCTGGAGAAGGCCAACCCCAACCTCGATCCGATCTGCCGCTTCACCAAGGCCGCCCATCGCCGCGGCCTGCAGGTGATCCCCTGGTTTGAGTACGGCCTAATGGAGCCGGCCGACGCAGCCGTGGTGCGCCAAAACCCCGAGTGGGTGCTGCAGCGCCGGGATGGCAGAACTGAGATGGTCATGCACGGCAAGCCAATGGTGTGGCTTAACCCAGCCCACCCGGGGGTGCGGCAGCGCTTTCTTGGCCTGATCGGCGAAATCGTGCAGCGCTGCAGCGTCGATGGCATCCAGCTCGACGACCACTTCGCCTGGCCGGTGGAGCTGGGCTACGACCCCTACAGCCGCGAACTATTCCGGGTGGCCACGGGCCGGGAGCCGCCAGACGACCACACGGATCGGGCCTGGATGCGCTGGCGTCGTCAGCAGCTCACCGCCCTGCTGCGGGAGCTGCGGGGCCAGCTCAAGCCCTCTGGAACGGTGATCAGCCTCTCGCCGGGCCCCTTCCGCTTTGCCTACAACCACTGGCTGCAGGACTGGGAGCTCTGGGCCCTGGGGGAGCTGATCGACGACCTGGTGGTGCAGAACTATGCCTACTCGCTCAAGGGGTTCGAGAAGGACCTCAACCAACCGGCCCTGGTGAAGGCGCGCAGCTGGGGCATGCCGGTGGAGATCGGCATCCTGGCGGGCTTCGGCGGCCGCACCCCGGCCATGGCCACCCTGGCCCAGAAAGCCCAGCTGGCCACCAGCCGCGGCCACGGGGTGATCTATTTCTACTGGGAGGGCCTGTGGGGCCTCCATGCCGGCGAGGAGGGGGCCCCCTATCGCCAGGCTGCCTTCAGCCAGCTGCACCAGAGCCTCAGCGGTCCGCTGCGGCCGCCACCACCTTTGCCGCTGCCCCGGCGCTGA
- the pepN gene encoding aminopeptidase N, translated as MPLVRLADYRPAPYLLERTDLTVQLHSGHTEVVAQLAFLPNPLAQPGPLVLQGVDLELLELRLDGELLPAEAFELSEDQLVITQPPAGVFQLQSRVRIHPETNSTLEGLYASGGLFTTQCEAEGFRRITFHPDRPDLLSRFQVRIEADRASCPVLLSNGNCIETGDLDAGRHFAVWDDPFPKPSYLFALVAGQLEEVKDSFTTASGRAVALRIHVEPGDAPYTAHAMASLKRSMAWDEQRYGLEYDLDEFNIVAVRHFNMGAMENKSLNIFNSKLVLADAETATDGELERIESVIAHEYFHNWTGNRITCRDWFQLSLKEGLTVFRDQSFTEDMHGAPLNRIENVSMLRNSQFREDAGPTSHPVQPDAYQAIDNFYTTTIYEKGSELIRMMHTLLGEEAFMRGMALYVSRHDGTAATCEDFVQAMQDAAPVPPPFDFAQFRRWYHQAGTPRLHIQRHWDGETGVLELQVQQHTPATPGQSDKQPLVIPLALGLLGQGGESLPVRLEGEPAPAGLAGDGTRLLVIDRPQQNLRLVGLPRQGHPPALSLLRHFSAPVILEMGRPTAELVHLLAADSDPFARWDAGQVLLRQAVLARATGRADGLLEEELIDAFGRILADPSLSEASRSVLLALPGLPELEDAAVAVGAEPDPPALFAALLALQQRFGATLAVPLAAALERCTPQWSLAWPAGNGDRLLTGTVWSWRVAAADSQVAAAAAAAVQGPSMTLARAGLRALQCHPIAERQQAVEAFYQRWQHKPVILDAWFALEASAPFADGLERVARLLAHPRFDPAAPNSVRAVLGGLAGNAAVFHAADGSGYRFMAARIADLDQRNPITASRMAKVFSRWQSYGPARAAAMHGALEQLAAASLSTNTAEVVGQCLGAS; from the coding sequence ATGCCCCTCGTGCGCCTCGCCGATTACCGTCCGGCGCCCTATCTGCTTGAGCGCACCGATCTAACGGTGCAGCTCCACTCCGGCCACACCGAGGTGGTGGCCCAGCTGGCCTTCTTGCCCAATCCGCTGGCCCAGCCGGGGCCGTTGGTGCTCCAGGGCGTCGACTTGGAGCTGCTGGAATTGCGGCTCGATGGCGAGCTGCTGCCGGCTGAGGCCTTTGAGCTCAGCGAAGACCAGCTGGTGATCACCCAGCCTCCCGCTGGGGTTTTTCAGCTGCAGAGCCGGGTGCGCATCCATCCGGAAACCAACAGCACCCTGGAAGGGCTCTACGCCAGTGGCGGGCTATTCACCACCCAGTGCGAAGCCGAGGGATTTCGGCGCATCACCTTTCACCCCGACCGCCCCGATCTGCTCAGTCGCTTTCAGGTGCGGATCGAGGCCGATCGGGCTAGCTGTCCGGTGCTGCTCTCCAACGGCAACTGCATCGAAACCGGCGACCTCGACGCCGGGCGCCACTTCGCGGTTTGGGACGACCCCTTCCCCAAACCCTCCTATTTGTTTGCCCTGGTGGCGGGCCAGCTTGAGGAGGTGAAAGACAGCTTCACCACCGCCAGCGGCCGCGCAGTGGCCCTGCGCATCCACGTGGAACCCGGCGATGCGCCTTACACCGCCCACGCCATGGCGTCCCTTAAACGCTCGATGGCCTGGGATGAGCAGCGCTACGGCCTCGAATACGACCTCGATGAGTTCAACATCGTGGCGGTGCGTCACTTCAATATGGGCGCGATGGAGAATAAAAGCCTCAATATCTTTAATTCCAAGCTGGTGCTGGCCGACGCCGAAACAGCCACCGATGGTGAGCTTGAGCGGATCGAGAGCGTGATTGCCCACGAGTATTTCCACAACTGGACAGGCAATCGCATCACCTGCCGCGACTGGTTCCAGCTGTCGCTCAAAGAAGGCCTAACCGTGTTTCGCGACCAGAGCTTCACGGAAGATATGCATGGTGCGCCATTGAATCGCATCGAAAATGTTTCGATGTTGCGCAATAGCCAGTTTCGTGAAGATGCCGGCCCCACTTCCCATCCCGTGCAGCCCGATGCCTATCAGGCGATCGACAACTTCTACACCACCACGATCTACGAAAAGGGATCGGAACTTATTCGTATGATGCATACCCTGCTGGGGGAGGAGGCGTTCATGCGGGGGATGGCGCTCTATGTGAGTCGTCACGACGGCACCGCCGCTACCTGCGAAGACTTCGTGCAGGCGATGCAGGATGCCGCGCCCGTGCCGCCGCCCTTCGATTTCGCCCAATTTCGCCGCTGGTATCACCAGGCCGGCACGCCGCGGCTGCATATCCAGCGCCACTGGGATGGCGAAACCGGCGTGCTGGAGCTGCAGGTGCAGCAACACACCCCGGCGACCCCCGGTCAGAGCGACAAGCAGCCGCTGGTGATTCCCCTGGCCCTGGGCCTGCTGGGTCAGGGCGGCGAATCCCTGCCCGTGCGGCTCGAGGGGGAACCAGCCCCAGCCGGGCTGGCTGGTGATGGCACCCGCCTGCTGGTGATCGACCGGCCCCAGCAGAACCTGCGTTTGGTGGGACTCCCCCGCCAGGGCCATCCACCGGCCCTCTCCCTGCTGCGCCATTTTTCGGCGCCAGTGATCCTGGAAATGGGCCGGCCCACCGCCGAGCTGGTGCACCTGCTGGCTGCTGACAGCGATCCTTTTGCCCGCTGGGATGCGGGCCAGGTGCTGCTGCGCCAAGCCGTGCTGGCCCGCGCCACAGGCAGGGCCGATGGCCTGCTGGAAGAGGAGCTGATCGATGCCTTCGGCCGGATCCTGGCCGATCCCTCCCTATCTGAGGCCAGCCGCAGTGTGTTGCTGGCCTTGCCAGGTTTGCCCGAGCTCGAAGATGCCGCCGTTGCCGTTGGCGCGGAGCCCGATCCACCGGCCCTTTTTGCGGCGCTGCTTGCCCTGCAGCAGCGTTTTGGTGCGACCCTGGCCGTGCCCCTGGCCGCGGCCCTGGAGCGCTGCACGCCCCAGTGGAGCCTGGCCTGGCCCGCTGGTAATGGCGATCGCCTGCTTACGGGCACCGTGTGGAGCTGGCGGGTGGCCGCCGCTGATTCGCAGGTGGCGGCGGCCGCAGCGGCGGCGGTGCAAGGCCCCTCGATGACCCTGGCTCGCGCTGGCCTCAGGGCCCTGCAGTGCCATCCGATCGCTGAGCGCCAGCAGGCGGTGGAGGCTTTTTACCAGCGCTGGCAGCACAAGCCGGTGATCCTCGACGCCTGGTTTGCCCTGGAAGCTTCTGCGCCCTTTGCCGATGGCCTGGAGCGGGTGGCGCGGCTGCTGGCGCATCCCCGCTTTGATCCCGCCGCGCCCAATTCGGTGCGGGCCGTGCTCGGGGGGCTTGCCGGTAACGCGGCGGTGTTCCATGCCGCCGACGGCTCCGGCTACCGCTTCATGGCAGCTCGCATCGCCGATCTCGACCAGCGCAACCCGATCACGGCCTCGCGCATGGCCAAGGTGTTTAGCCGCTGGCAGAGCTATGGACCGGCCCGCGCCGCGGCCATGCACGGGGCCCTCGAGCAACTGGCTGCCGCATCGCTCTCAACCAACACCGCTGAGGTAGTGGGCCAGTGCCTGGGGGCGAGTTAG
- a CDS encoding cAMP phosphodiesterase, producing MPRSFLAPLLVLPLLLVPAAALAAPATEAEMNLYTRIAAVNVCIARGAGVPFDKAVGIAGETVAQLIQGQHDGVISQVGAKPLSIDDLRKGSINSAVLGAAEICPKEVPADVMAKVQDAIKQSPDTKPAVKPATPKPATTK from the coding sequence ATGCCCCGTAGTTTTCTGGCTCCCCTGCTGGTGCTTCCCCTGCTATTGGTGCCGGCAGCGGCCCTGGCCGCTCCAGCCACTGAGGCGGAAATGAACCTGTACACCCGGATTGCAGCTGTAAACGTATGCATTGCCCGGGGGGCAGGGGTTCCCTTCGATAAGGCGGTGGGTATTGCTGGCGAAACCGTCGCCCAGCTGATTCAGGGCCAGCACGATGGTGTGATCAGCCAGGTGGGAGCTAAGCCGCTCAGCATCGACGACCTGCGCAAGGGATCGATCAACTCGGCTGTCCTCGGTGCCGCCGAGATCTGCCCCAAGGAGGTGCCCGCAGATGTGATGGCCAAGGTGCAGGACGCCATCAAGCAGTCGCCCGATACCAAGCCAGCAGTGAAGCCAGCCACCCCTAAGCCAGCCACTACTAAGTAA
- a CDS encoding histidine kinase — MSSDHPITTDQVASDGATERPELKLLLVATSYHLASQDLRNLIQFLKSEECAFKVSLEIADPARQPQLLELHRLVATPALVKLAPLPKQVIAGNAITQKLRSWLPRWQQMEVVTSLGMSLRPAEIDGSRTKRELQLEDQLLVLRQENETLIERLGVQERLLRMVAHELRTPLTAAKLALQSHTLGQIDETRFRDVLTRRLDDIQELSKDLLEVGTTRWEALFNPQRLALGKVAAEAILELEKLWIGRDLELITDIPADLPDVFADQRRMRQVLLNLLENALKFTPDRGRVHLTLLHRTDQWVQVSICDTGPGIPKAEQQRIFLDRVRLPQTSGTTSGYGVGLSVCRRIAEVHGGRIWVVSEPGEGACFHVSVPVWSGQAQPALTPRGPDRRGAPTENSP; from the coding sequence GTGAGCTCCGATCACCCCATCACGACCGACCAGGTCGCCAGCGACGGAGCGACCGAACGCCCCGAACTGAAGCTGCTGCTGGTAGCCACCAGCTACCACCTGGCCAGCCAGGACCTGCGCAACCTGATCCAATTCCTCAAAAGTGAGGAGTGCGCCTTCAAGGTGAGCCTGGAGATCGCCGATCCGGCCCGCCAACCCCAACTGCTGGAGCTGCATCGGTTGGTGGCCACCCCGGCCCTGGTGAAATTGGCCCCCCTGCCCAAGCAGGTGATTGCCGGCAATGCCATCACCCAGAAGCTGCGCAGCTGGCTGCCGCGCTGGCAGCAGATGGAGGTGGTTACGAGCCTGGGCATGAGCCTGCGGCCCGCTGAGATCGATGGCAGCCGCACCAAGCGCGAGCTGCAGCTGGAAGATCAGCTGCTGGTGCTGCGCCAGGAAAACGAAACCCTGATCGAGCGCCTTGGGGTGCAGGAGCGCCTGCTGCGGATGGTGGCCCATGAGCTGCGCACGCCGCTGACCGCCGCCAAGCTCGCCCTCCAAAGCCACACCCTCGGCCAGATCGACGAGACCCGCTTCCGCGACGTGCTCACCCGCCGCCTCGACGACATCCAGGAACTCTCCAAGGACCTGCTGGAGGTGGGTACAACCCGCTGGGAAGCCTTGTTTAACCCCCAGCGCCTGGCGCTGGGCAAGGTGGCCGCCGAGGCGATCCTGGAGCTGGAAAAACTCTGGATCGGCCGCGACCTGGAGCTGATCACCGACATCCCCGCCGACCTGCCCGATGTGTTCGCCGACCAGCGCCGCATGCGCCAGGTATTGCTGAACCTGCTGGAAAACGCCCTCAAGTTCACCCCGGACCGGGGCCGGGTGCACCTGACCCTGCTGCACCGCACCGACCAGTGGGTGCAGGTGAGCATCTGCGACACCGGGCCGGGCATCCCCAAAGCGGAGCAGCAACGGATTTTTCTGGATCGGGTGCGCCTGCCCCAAACCTCCGGCACCACCTCTGGCTACGGCGTTGGCCTATCGGTGTGCCGCCGCATCGCCGAGGTGCACGGCGGGCGCATCTGGGTGGTGTCGGAGCCCGGCGAGGGGGCTTGCTTCCACGTCAGCGTGCCGGTCTGGAGCGGCCAAGCCCAACCCGCACTGACCCCAAGGGGCCCTGATCGTCGCGGCGCCCCCACTGAGAACAGTCCCTGA
- a CDS encoding SRPBCC family protein, producing MERLPQGTRRLAVQLRLPLDPRWIWSVLTDYANLNRFIPNLASSRQLWRRGNRVGLEQVGTQQFCGLNFSAKVELELEEDFEAGELRFCMCRGDFRRFEGCWQIGRTGEVTHLLYELTVQGRPGMPIGLIEQRLREDLASNLRGVQREAERRAAQS from the coding sequence ATGGAGCGGCTGCCCCAGGGCACCAGGCGCCTGGCGGTGCAGTTGCGCCTACCGCTTGATCCCCGCTGGATCTGGTCCGTGCTCACCGATTACGCCAATCTCAACAGGTTTATTCCCAACCTGGCCTCCTCCCGCCAGCTGTGGCGCCGCGGCAACCGGGTGGGTTTGGAGCAGGTGGGCACCCAGCAGTTTTGTGGGCTGAATTTCAGCGCCAAGGTGGAGCTCGAGCTGGAGGAAGATTTCGAGGCAGGTGAGCTGCGCTTTTGCATGTGCCGCGGTGATTTCCGCCGCTTTGAAGGCTGTTGGCAGATCGGCCGCACGGGCGAGGTCACCCATCTGCTCTACGAGCTCACCGTGCAGGGCCGGCCCGGCATGCCGATTGGCTTGATCGAGCAACGTCTGCGCGAAGACCTAGCCAGCAACCTGCGGGGAGTGCAGCGAGAGGCCGAACGCCGCGCTGCCCAATCCTGA